The Panicum hallii strain FIL2 chromosome 9, PHallii_v3.1, whole genome shotgun sequence genome has a window encoding:
- the LOC112873625 gene encoding E3 ubiquitin-protein ligase MARCH11, producing MSSGADGSAPGPALDPGPGPEPDREPPSPQAPEPAAGPAPRQEVVALQMQAPAPAPQQEAVALQMEAPAPAKQQEAVALHMEALEPAPQQEVVALQTEAPVPAVTIVISRSGEEVQAPDAKGVSPASSPQAGGGKATVASVSVTVAAAAKEAELARSDSFDDYEQCRVCQQKTEEPLVDLGCRCRGDLAKAHRTCIDVWFRTRGSNKCEICQQVAVNIPPPETQASTSYWVWRVDSTYGRGRGGRERGWFSPLWVAFAILIGGLLLDVLISVSLGVSALPVNIIIGVLIVLGLGTALRLALECCQEWGSRRNVSNMPRMESIPPTGYHPAVV from the exons ATGTCGAGCGGCGCGGACGGATCAGCGCCTGGCCCGGCCCTCGACCCAGGGCCGGGCCCGGAGCCGGACCgtgagccgccctcgccgcaggctccggagccggcggcgggcccagctccgcggcaggagGTGGTGGCGTTGCAGATgcaggcgccggcgccggcgccgcagcAGGAGGCGGTGGCGTTGCAGATggaggcgccggcgccggcgaagcAGCAGGAGGCTGTGGCGTTGCATATGGAGGCGCTGGAGCCGGCGCCGCAGCAAGAGGTGGTGGCGTTGCAGACGGAGGCGCCGGTGCCGGCGGTTACCATCGTGATCTCACGGTCAGGGGAGGAGGTTCAGGCGCCCGATGCAAAGGGCGTCTCCCCGGCGTCCTCCCCGCAGGCCGGTGGCGGCAAGGCCACGGTCGCCTCGGTGTCGGTGACCGTTGCGGCGGCCGCGAAAGAGGCCGAGCTGGCGAGGTCCGACAGCTTCGACGACTACGAGCAATGCAG AGTTTGTCAGCAGAAAACAGAAGAACCTCTTGTAGATCTTGGATGTAGATGTCGGGGAGATCTTGCTAAAGCACATCGCACATGCATTGATGTTTGGTTTCGTACTAGAGGATCAAACAAATGTGAGATATGCCA GCAGGTGGCTGTCAATATCCCCCCTCCAGAGACGCAAGCAAGT ACAAGTTATTGGGTTTGGAGGGTTGATTCGACTTATGGAAGGGGACGAGGAGGACGTGAAAGG GGATGGTTTAGCCcactttgggttgcatttgccATTCTGATTGGTGGTCTCTTATTGGACGTGCTGATATCCGTTTCCCTTGGTGTTTCCGCACTTCCTGTCAACATAATAATTG GTGTGCTTATCGTTCTCGGCTTGGGCACCGCCCTTCGCCTAGCTCTGGAGTGCTGTCAGGAATGGGGCTCGAGGAG